One Paenarthrobacter aurescens TC1 DNA window includes the following coding sequences:
- the add gene encoding adenosine deaminase (identified by match to protein family HMM PF00962; match to protein family HMM TIGR01430), which yields MTEPILDAAPALDFDLKSLPKVSLHDHLDGGLRPATIIELAEAAGHTLPSTDPVALGEWFRESADSGSLVRYLETFDHTVAVMQTKEGLFRVAKEFVEDLAEDGVVYGEVRWAPEQHLQQGLTLDEVVEAVQTGLEAGMDSAEERGQQIQVGQLITAMRHADRGQEIAELAVRHRANGAVGFDIAGAEDGFLPSRFKDAFTYLAENNFPATVHAGEAAGLDSIQSALVDGRALRLGHGVRIAEDISVEFEDNSDDDGEDTIGMVTIGSVAAWVRDRGIALEICPSSNLQTGAISGFGDGIESHPVDMLFQLGFNVTINTDNRLMSGVTLTDEFELLVETFDYDLDDLLELTLNAAEAAFLPLDEREALVEYINDAYANLG from the coding sequence GTGACTGAGCCCATTCTTGACGCTGCCCCTGCCCTTGACTTCGATCTGAAGAGCCTCCCCAAGGTTTCCCTCCACGACCACCTGGACGGAGGACTCCGCCCGGCCACCATTATCGAGCTGGCAGAGGCTGCCGGCCACACGCTGCCCTCCACGGATCCTGTGGCGCTGGGCGAATGGTTCCGTGAATCGGCCGACTCCGGTTCGCTGGTCCGCTACCTCGAAACGTTCGACCACACCGTGGCCGTCATGCAGACCAAGGAAGGCCTGTTCCGGGTCGCCAAGGAATTCGTGGAAGACCTGGCCGAGGACGGCGTGGTGTACGGCGAAGTCCGCTGGGCACCTGAACAGCACCTTCAGCAGGGCCTGACCCTGGACGAGGTTGTCGAAGCCGTCCAGACAGGCCTTGAAGCCGGAATGGATTCCGCCGAAGAACGCGGCCAGCAGATCCAGGTGGGGCAGCTCATCACTGCCATGCGGCACGCTGATCGCGGCCAGGAAATCGCAGAACTGGCTGTCCGCCACAGGGCCAACGGCGCCGTTGGCTTCGACATTGCCGGCGCTGAAGACGGCTTCCTGCCGTCCCGCTTCAAGGACGCCTTCACCTACCTTGCCGAGAACAACTTCCCGGCAACAGTCCACGCCGGCGAGGCAGCTGGCTTGGACAGCATCCAGTCCGCTTTGGTGGACGGCCGCGCCTTGCGCCTTGGCCATGGCGTCCGGATCGCCGAGGACATCTCGGTGGAGTTTGAGGACAACTCCGACGACGACGGCGAGGACACCATCGGCATGGTGACCATCGGCAGCGTGGCAGCATGGGTTCGCGACCGCGGAATCGCCCTGGAAATCTGCCCTTCCTCCAACCTCCAGACCGGTGCCATTTCCGGCTTTGGCGACGGCATCGAAAGCCACCCGGTGGACATGCTGTTCCAGCTCGGCTTCAACGTCACCATCAACACGGACAACCGCCTCATGAGCGGCGTGACGCTTACCGACGAGTTCGAACTCCTGGTGGAGACCTTCGACTACGACCTCGATGATCTGCTCGAGCTGACGCTCAACGCGGCCGAGGCAGCGTTCCTGCCGCTGGACGAGCGTGAAGCCTTGGTTGAGTACATCAACGATGCCTACGCCAACCTCGGCTAA
- a CDS encoding putative MazG family protein (identified by match to protein family HMM PF03819), which produces MPTPTSANSPLDQLLGTIAALREHCPWMGALTHESLVEYLIEEAYEVVDSIEAGAVDEELRGELGDVLLQVVLHARLAEERGSFNFEDVARGINAKMVRRNQHVFNADGSLRESFPASVEEIIVKWDAAKRAEKPERKDPFEGIPPHLPALAAAQKSLDRAVRAGLDVDAQGDLAAVGLPLVPASEEALGELLLAVVAGAREQGLDAERALRAAVRSFQNSQAQTS; this is translated from the coding sequence ATGCCTACGCCAACCTCGGCTAATTCTCCGCTGGACCAGCTGCTGGGAACAATTGCCGCGCTGCGTGAGCACTGCCCTTGGATGGGTGCGCTGACGCACGAGTCACTGGTGGAGTACTTGATCGAAGAAGCCTATGAAGTGGTGGACTCGATCGAGGCCGGTGCGGTGGATGAAGAGCTTCGCGGCGAGCTGGGTGATGTGCTGCTTCAGGTGGTACTTCATGCCCGGCTCGCCGAGGAGCGCGGCAGTTTTAACTTCGAGGACGTAGCCCGGGGCATCAACGCCAAGATGGTCCGGCGAAACCAGCACGTCTTCAACGCGGACGGTTCCCTTCGGGAGAGTTTCCCGGCCAGCGTCGAGGAAATCATCGTCAAGTGGGATGCCGCCAAGCGGGCGGAGAAGCCGGAGCGGAAAGACCCCTTCGAGGGTATCCCGCCGCACCTTCCCGCTTTGGCTGCGGCGCAGAAGTCCCTGGACCGAGCGGTACGCGCGGGCTTGGACGTTGACGCTCAAGGTGACTTGGCCGCCGTCGGACTTCCCCTGGTCCCGGCCTCGGAAGAGGCCCTCGGCGAGCTGCTGCTCGCGGTGGTCGCCGGCGCCCGTGAGCAAGGACTCGACGCCGAACGGGCCCTCCGTGCCGCGGTTCGATCGTTTCAGAACAGCCAGGCGCAGACTTCATGA
- the eno gene encoding enolase (identified by match to protein family HMM PF00113; match to protein family HMM PF03952; match to protein family HMM TIGR01060), translating into MALIDAIHAREILDSRGNPTVEVEVLLSDGQIGRAAVPSGASTGEHEAVELRDGDKGRYLGKGVQKAVDAVIDEISPALIGFDATDQRSIDQAMIDLDGTPNKGKLGANAILGVSLAVANAAAASADLPLYKYLGGPNAHVLPVPLMNILNGGSHADSDVDIQEFMIAPIGAETFSEGLRWGVEVYHNLKAVLQEKGLSTGLGDEGGFAPNLPSNRAALDLIQEAIKNAGYTPGTDIALALDVASSEFYKEGAYQFEGKALSATEMSAYYAELVADYPLVSIEDPLDENDWEGWKTLTDTIGDKVQLVGDDLFVTNPVRLQQGIETATANSLLVKVNQIGSLTETLDAVSLAQRSGYTTITSHRSGETEDTTIADIAVATNAGQIKTGAPARSERVAKYNQLLRIEEELDDAARYAGRSAFPRFKG; encoded by the coding sequence ATGGCGCTTATCGATGCCATCCACGCACGCGAGATCCTTGATTCCCGCGGAAACCCGACCGTAGAAGTTGAGGTCCTGCTCTCCGACGGCCAGATCGGCCGCGCAGCAGTTCCCTCCGGTGCCTCCACCGGCGAGCACGAAGCCGTTGAGCTTCGCGACGGCGACAAGGGCCGTTACCTCGGCAAGGGTGTCCAGAAGGCCGTTGACGCCGTTATCGACGAGATCTCACCGGCCCTGATTGGTTTCGACGCCACTGACCAGCGCAGCATCGACCAGGCCATGATCGACCTGGACGGCACGCCCAACAAGGGCAAGCTCGGCGCCAACGCCATCCTGGGTGTTTCCCTGGCCGTGGCCAACGCTGCAGCAGCTTCGGCCGACCTGCCGCTCTACAAGTACCTGGGTGGCCCGAACGCCCACGTCCTGCCCGTTCCGCTGATGAACATCCTCAACGGTGGCTCGCACGCCGACTCCGATGTGGACATCCAGGAATTCATGATCGCCCCGATCGGCGCAGAGACCTTCTCCGAGGGCCTGCGCTGGGGTGTAGAGGTTTACCACAACCTCAAGGCTGTCCTTCAGGAAAAGGGCCTGTCCACCGGCCTCGGCGACGAGGGCGGCTTCGCTCCCAACCTGCCGTCCAACCGTGCAGCTCTGGACCTGATCCAGGAAGCCATCAAGAACGCCGGCTACACCCCGGGCACGGACATCGCCCTTGCCCTGGACGTTGCATCCTCTGAGTTCTACAAGGAAGGTGCCTACCAGTTCGAAGGCAAGGCACTTTCTGCCACCGAGATGAGCGCCTACTACGCTGAGCTCGTTGCGGATTACCCCCTGGTTTCCATCGAGGACCCGCTGGACGAGAACGACTGGGAAGGCTGGAAGACCCTCACCGACACCATCGGTGACAAGGTCCAGCTTGTTGGCGACGACCTCTTCGTCACCAACCCGGTCCGCCTGCAGCAGGGCATCGAGACCGCTACGGCCAACTCCCTCTTGGTCAAGGTCAACCAGATCGGTTCCCTGACCGAGACGCTGGACGCCGTTTCCCTGGCCCAGCGCTCCGGCTACACCACCATCACCTCGCACCGCTCCGGCGAAACCGAGGACACCACCATTGCTGACATCGCCGTTGCCACCAACGCGGGCCAGATCAAGACCGGTGCCCCCGCCCGCTCCGAGCGCGTAGCAAAGTACAACCAGCTGCTCCGCATCGAAGAAGAACTCGACGACGCCGCACGCTACGCCGGCCGCAGCGCGTTCCCGCGTTTCAAGGGCTAG
- a CDS encoding conserved hypothetical protein (identified by match to protein family HMM PF04977) — protein MATRRPKVPRADALGRPSSGAGPSSGARPSSGARPSSGARPAGDALTGPEAAGSEGADVIKAEFGGGRSTSKTPATTDGGKASSTGSKTSTASKSSAGRKPAGPSTKAGDKGSGKQGSEKPGPTAKDERDLDPVPAKAFSGRMLALAVVMIAITILLAPTVKIFLEKRAEISALEAEIAGRKAEQSELNKQLSRWQDPNYVKQQARDRINMVMPGETGYWVFGGEEAAGTPGGRTGSGSSANPENLPWVDALWESIRRSATD, from the coding sequence ATGGCCACCCGTCGTCCAAAGGTTCCCAGGGCCGACGCCCTTGGCCGTCCGTCCAGCGGTGCTGGTCCGTCCAGCGGTGCCCGTCCGTCCAGCGGTGCCCGTCCGTCCAGCGGTGCCCGTCCCGCCGGTGATGCCCTCACGGGTCCTGAGGCCGCAGGCTCCGAAGGGGCCGATGTCATCAAGGCCGAGTTCGGCGGCGGGCGTTCCACGTCAAAGACACCGGCGACGACGGATGGCGGCAAAGCTTCGTCCACTGGCAGCAAGACGTCTACCGCCAGCAAGAGTTCCGCAGGCAGGAAACCTGCGGGACCCTCGACAAAAGCCGGGGACAAAGGTTCGGGAAAACAGGGATCCGAAAAGCCGGGCCCAACAGCCAAGGATGAGCGCGATCTGGATCCCGTACCGGCCAAGGCGTTCTCCGGCCGGATGCTCGCACTGGCTGTGGTGATGATTGCCATCACCATTCTGCTGGCCCCCACTGTGAAGATTTTCCTGGAGAAACGCGCCGAAATCTCCGCGCTGGAAGCGGAAATTGCCGGCAGGAAAGCGGAGCAATCCGAGCTGAACAAACAGCTCTCCCGGTGGCAGGACCCCAACTACGTGAAACAGCAGGCCCGCGACCGCATTAACATGGTTATGCCGGGTGAAACAGGTTACTGGGTGTTTGGGGGAGAAGAAGCCGCCGGCACACCGGGTGGCCGCACCGGCTCCGGATCGTCGGCAAACCCGGAGAATCTGCCCTGGGTGGATGCTCTCTGGGAGTCAATCAGACGATCGGCAACTGACTAA
- a CDS encoding putative protein of unknown function (DUF501) (identified by match to protein family HMM PF04417), protein MPAAVVSAWDMTKGAGRLAAQVEENTAAVPQESRQPSAHDLEVLSRQLGRPVRDVVEIPARCVCGNPLVAATAPRLSNGTPFPTTFYLTHPVITSAVSRLEAGGLMTEMNERLTADQELAGAYRGAHDAYLQARNEIAGRSGTGAVPEIDGISAGGMPTRVKCLHVLVGHSLAAGPGVNPLGDEALDAITEWWTKDRCYCDGAWDTAGEAPSRDLSRHGPQGLPDIVGRPAPVRKSKTESHGEQEGTA, encoded by the coding sequence GTGCCCGCCGCCGTCGTGTCCGCATGGGACATGACAAAAGGGGCAGGAAGGTTGGCAGCGCAAGTGGAAGAGAACACGGCAGCCGTGCCGCAGGAATCCCGCCAGCCATCAGCACACGATCTTGAGGTCCTGAGCCGACAGTTGGGCAGGCCGGTCCGGGATGTTGTTGAGATCCCGGCCAGGTGCGTCTGCGGTAACCCCTTGGTGGCCGCTACTGCTCCGCGGCTCAGCAACGGAACACCGTTCCCCACCACGTTCTACCTGACCCATCCGGTCATCACGTCCGCAGTGTCACGCCTTGAAGCGGGCGGGCTCATGACTGAGATGAACGAGCGACTGACCGCCGACCAAGAGCTGGCCGGTGCCTACAGGGGCGCCCATGACGCTTACCTTCAGGCTCGCAACGAGATCGCCGGCCGCTCCGGCACCGGAGCCGTGCCCGAAATCGACGGCATCTCCGCCGGTGGCATGCCCACCCGCGTGAAGTGCCTGCACGTCCTGGTAGGTCACTCGTTGGCTGCCGGACCGGGCGTCAATCCGCTGGGCGACGAAGCCCTGGACGCCATCACCGAGTGGTGGACCAAGGACCGCTGCTATTGCGACGGCGCCTGGGACACTGCCGGCGAGGCTCCTTCGCGGGACTTGAGCCGCCATGGTCCGCAAGGATTGCCGGACATCGTGGGGCGTCCCGCGCCCGTGCGGAAGTCAAAGACCGAATCCCACGGCGAGCAGGAAGGCACCGCATGA
- a CDS encoding putative exopolyphosphatase (ppx) (identified by match to protein family HMM PF02541): MSRVAAIDCGTNSIRLLIADSSVGASEKDGPGPLTDIVREMRVVRLGQGVDATGELAPEALERTFAATRDYAALIKEHGAGRVRFAATSATRDASNRQVFVDGIRELLGVQPEVISGDEEAALSFAGASSVLPATGKDPILVVDLGGGSTEFVVGDSSGVIAARSVDIGCVRLTERHLRSDPPTAAQIAAAEADVDAALDLAAQTVPLDRATAVVGVAGSITTITAHALGLSEYQPNRIHGASLDLETISDACTSLLEMTRDERAALPYMHPGRVDVIGAGALVWRRILTRLSAVSNGAIRTAVSSEHDILDGIALSIRDGQ, from the coding sequence ATGAGCCGCGTGGCTGCCATTGACTGCGGAACCAACTCCATTCGCCTCCTCATCGCCGACTCCTCGGTTGGGGCGTCGGAGAAGGATGGGCCAGGTCCGCTGACCGATATCGTGCGTGAAATGCGCGTGGTGCGGCTGGGCCAGGGCGTTGATGCCACTGGCGAGTTGGCTCCAGAGGCCTTGGAGCGCACGTTCGCCGCAACCCGGGACTATGCCGCGCTCATCAAGGAACACGGTGCCGGGCGCGTTCGTTTCGCGGCCACGTCGGCCACTCGTGATGCCAGCAACCGCCAAGTCTTTGTGGACGGTATCCGGGAGCTCCTGGGCGTGCAGCCGGAGGTCATTTCCGGTGACGAGGAAGCTGCCCTGTCCTTCGCGGGAGCCAGCAGCGTCCTGCCCGCCACGGGAAAGGACCCCATTCTGGTGGTGGACCTTGGCGGCGGCAGCACTGAATTCGTTGTGGGTGATTCCAGCGGCGTTATCGCGGCCCGCTCGGTTGACATCGGCTGCGTGCGATTGACCGAACGTCACCTCCGCAGCGATCCGCCCACCGCTGCGCAAATCGCCGCAGCAGAGGCCGACGTCGACGCCGCGCTTGATCTTGCCGCGCAGACAGTGCCGCTTGACCGCGCCACTGCCGTGGTTGGTGTCGCCGGTTCCATCACCACCATCACCGCTCACGCGCTGGGCCTGAGCGAATACCAGCCGAACCGCATCCACGGCGCTTCACTGGACCTTGAAACCATTAGCGACGCGTGCACCAGCCTGCTGGAAATGACGCGGGACGAACGTGCCGCGCTGCCGTACATGCACCCGGGACGCGTGGACGTCATCGGAGCCGGAGCCCTGGTGTGGCGCCGCATCCTTACCAGGCTGTCCGCCGTCAGTAACGGGGCCATCCGTACAGCTGTCTCCAGCGAACACGACATCCTGGACGGCATCGCCCTGAGTATCCGGGATGGCCAATGA
- a CDS encoding putative subtilase family domain protein (identified by match to protein family HMM PF00082): MTLRHRRTLSAALATTLAGGALAGALLSAPAANADAWRDKEYWLKESGVTNAWQVSKGAGVKVAIIDSGVDGTHPDLKGVVVGGTDVSGAGAPNGQKSIGAKTEHGTLVATMLAGRGHTTPTPSPSPSASASAAPAPPPPPPTTPPAGGPDGITGVAPEAEILAISTWLGSPNPGGKTDQEQIPEAVRWAVDNGAKVINISLGSTSPDWPQSWDAAFLYAEQKDVVIVAAAGNRVGGNIQVGAPATIPGVLTVAGLDGEGRASVDSSSQGISIGVAAPAEKLVGGIPGGSYAEWAGTSGAAPIVSGVAALIRSKWPEMSATQVINRIVSTAKDAGAPGKDPLYGFGILDAEAALKNDVPTTSTNPLGSIGDWIRVHRRGVFSEPSQAPVASPTSAPPTLADPTVPVAKTPATMDDALPAAVVLGFGALFAAILTGAAIQLRRVSKNPPAVPEEAETGALLKVDPPGRT, from the coding sequence ATGACATTGCGACATCGTCGTACCCTCTCCGCTGCGCTTGCCACCACCCTGGCCGGCGGGGCGCTGGCGGGTGCGCTGTTGTCGGCTCCGGCCGCCAATGCAGACGCGTGGCGGGACAAGGAGTACTGGCTCAAGGAATCGGGAGTCACCAACGCCTGGCAGGTCTCCAAGGGCGCCGGAGTCAAAGTTGCGATCATCGATAGCGGTGTTGACGGAACCCACCCTGACCTCAAGGGTGTGGTGGTCGGAGGGACAGATGTCTCAGGGGCCGGCGCTCCCAACGGACAAAAGAGCATCGGCGCCAAGACCGAGCACGGCACGCTGGTGGCCACGATGCTGGCCGGGCGCGGCCACACCACGCCCACCCCTTCGCCCTCACCGTCGGCATCTGCGTCAGCGGCTCCAGCGCCGCCGCCACCGCCACCAACTACGCCGCCTGCCGGGGGACCGGACGGGATCACAGGAGTTGCGCCCGAAGCTGAGATCCTGGCCATCTCAACCTGGCTCGGCTCGCCCAACCCGGGCGGCAAGACGGACCAGGAACAAATACCCGAGGCCGTGCGCTGGGCCGTGGACAACGGCGCAAAGGTTATCAACATTTCCCTGGGCAGCACTTCGCCTGATTGGCCGCAGAGCTGGGACGCAGCGTTCCTGTACGCAGAGCAAAAAGATGTGGTGATCGTTGCGGCCGCCGGAAACCGCGTGGGTGGCAACATCCAAGTTGGTGCCCCGGCCACCATCCCCGGCGTTCTCACTGTGGCCGGGCTGGACGGCGAGGGGCGCGCCAGCGTGGACTCATCGTCCCAAGGCATCAGTATCGGAGTGGCCGCCCCTGCGGAGAAACTGGTGGGCGGCATTCCCGGCGGCTCGTATGCCGAGTGGGCGGGAACGTCCGGAGCGGCTCCCATCGTTTCGGGTGTGGCAGCACTCATCCGTTCAAAGTGGCCGGAAATGAGCGCCACCCAGGTCATCAACAGGATCGTCAGCACTGCCAAGGACGCGGGTGCTCCAGGCAAGGACCCTCTTTATGGCTTCGGCATCCTCGACGCTGAGGCCGCGCTGAAGAATGACGTGCCAACCACCAGCACCAACCCGTTGGGTTCCATCGGGGACTGGATCCGTGTCCATCGCCGCGGCGTCTTCTCCGAGCCCTCACAGGCGCCCGTGGCAAGTCCCACAAGCGCCCCTCCCACGCTCGCCGATCCCACCGTCCCTGTTGCGAAGACGCCGGCGACCATGGATGACGCCCTTCCTGCCGCCGTCGTGCTTGGTTTTGGCGCCTTGTTCGCTGCGATTCTGACGGGTGCTGCAATCCAGTTGCGGAGGGTCTCAAAGAACCCGCCGGCGGTGCCCGAGGAAGCTGAAACGGGCGCCCTTTTGAAGGTGGATCCGCCCGGCAGGACGTAG
- a CDS encoding putative NADH dehydrogenase (identified by match to protein family HMM PF00070; match to protein family HMM PF07992), translated as MATTPELIDRPRVLVVGGGYVGLYVALKLQKKIANAGGIVTVVDPLPYMTYQPFLPEVAGGNIEARHAVVSHRQHLKQTELIQGRVTSIDHANRTAVIAPSDGGENFEIPYFDVVIAAGAITRTFPIKGLADKGIGLKTIEEAVALRNKVLERIEAASTMTDPAERAKALTFVVVGGGFAGIECLTEMEDLARAAVRNNPRIRQEEVRFILVEAMGRIMPEVTASQAEWVVEHLRSRGIEVLLNTSLDSAEGNLKLINLPDKTPAGEVDADTLVWAAGVQANPMIRSTDFPLEPRGRVRVLPDLRIAGDEGIVENAWAAGDIAAVPDLTGKGLPDGTCVPNAQHALRQAKKLAKNLWASRWDKPLHDYKHKNLGAVAGFGEWKGVANINLLGRIGLKGGLAWLAHRGYHGMAMPTVERKFRVIFGWILAFFAGRDTTQLMDLDNPRGAFVAAATPAPKPAAAPAPVEAKPVAEEVKTPVTADAK; from the coding sequence ATGGCAACCACCCCAGAGCTCATTGACCGTCCCCGGGTTCTCGTCGTCGGCGGCGGCTACGTCGGCCTGTACGTAGCACTCAAACTGCAGAAGAAGATCGCGAATGCAGGCGGAATCGTCACCGTCGTTGATCCACTGCCGTACATGACCTACCAGCCCTTCCTCCCGGAAGTAGCCGGTGGCAACATCGAGGCACGCCACGCCGTCGTCTCCCATCGTCAGCACCTCAAGCAGACTGAGCTCATCCAGGGCCGCGTCACCAGCATCGACCACGCCAACCGGACCGCGGTTATCGCCCCGTCCGATGGCGGCGAGAACTTCGAGATCCCGTACTTCGATGTCGTGATCGCAGCAGGCGCCATCACCCGTACCTTCCCCATCAAGGGCCTCGCGGACAAGGGCATCGGCCTGAAGACCATCGAGGAAGCCGTTGCACTGCGCAACAAGGTGTTGGAGCGCATCGAAGCCGCGTCCACCATGACTGACCCCGCAGAGCGCGCCAAGGCACTGACCTTCGTTGTTGTTGGCGGCGGTTTTGCAGGCATCGAATGCCTCACCGAAATGGAAGACCTTGCCCGCGCCGCTGTACGGAATAACCCGCGCATCCGTCAGGAAGAAGTCCGCTTCATCCTGGTTGAAGCCATGGGCCGCATCATGCCCGAGGTCACCGCTTCGCAGGCCGAGTGGGTTGTGGAGCACCTCCGCAGCCGTGGCATCGAAGTACTCCTGAACACTTCCCTTGACAGCGCTGAGGGCAACCTCAAGCTGATCAACCTCCCGGACAAGACCCCTGCCGGCGAAGTTGACGCGGACACCTTGGTATGGGCTGCCGGCGTGCAGGCCAACCCGATGATCCGCTCCACCGACTTCCCGCTGGAACCGCGTGGCCGCGTCCGCGTCCTCCCGGACCTGCGTATCGCAGGCGACGAAGGCATTGTGGAGAACGCCTGGGCCGCCGGCGACATCGCCGCCGTTCCGGACCTCACGGGCAAGGGCCTGCCGGACGGCACCTGCGTCCCCAACGCCCAGCACGCACTGCGCCAGGCAAAGAAGCTCGCAAAGAACCTCTGGGCTTCCCGCTGGGACAAGCCGCTGCACGACTACAAGCACAAGAACCTCGGTGCCGTAGCCGGATTCGGCGAGTGGAAGGGTGTTGCCAACATCAACCTGCTCGGCCGCATCGGTCTCAAGGGCGGCCTCGCCTGGCTGGCCCACCGTGGTTACCACGGCATGGCCATGCCCACGGTTGAGCGCAAGTTCCGTGTGATCTTCGGCTGGATCCTGGCCTTCTTCGCCGGCCGCGACACCACGCAGCTGATGGACCTGGACAACCCGCGCGGTGCCTTCGTGGCCGCAGCCACCCCGGCTCCCAAGCCCGCCGCCGCTCCGGCGCCGGTGGAAGCCAAGCCGGTTGCCGAGGAAGTCAAGACTCCGGTAACTGCTGACGCCAAGTAG
- a CDS encoding acetyltransferase, GNAT family protein (identified by match to protein family HMM PF00583), which produces MSGETDLKTLLESLHPVARDGEYVYALWPHGRPLEGGIEAAVREAEGLTVVLHRDEADSLGLSYDFVATWITLQVHSALEAVGLTAAVSAALTHAGISCNVLAGFHHDHLLVPSADAGRAMDVLRLLARGVVLRSEKPEDRPEILELTARAFSVSPVTGEPVEGTPIEVGLLRELFECSEYIPELSIVAEMGGEIVGHAISTRGWIEDLELVALGPIGVLPPFQRRGVGSALMRETAARATALGEPGIALLGSPLYYPRFGYVPATSLGVEPPEAVWGDHFQLLTLPGWPDDVRGTFRYAEPFNRL; this is translated from the coding sequence ATGTCAGGCGAAACCGATCTGAAGACACTCCTGGAATCCCTCCATCCGGTAGCCCGCGACGGCGAGTACGTGTATGCCCTGTGGCCGCATGGTCGGCCATTGGAAGGCGGCATTGAAGCGGCCGTTCGTGAGGCCGAGGGCCTGACGGTTGTCCTTCACCGCGATGAAGCAGATTCGTTGGGCCTTAGCTACGATTTCGTGGCTACCTGGATCACGCTGCAGGTCCATTCGGCCCTGGAAGCCGTGGGTCTGACGGCGGCCGTCAGCGCGGCGCTGACGCACGCCGGCATCAGCTGCAACGTCCTCGCCGGTTTCCACCACGATCACCTTCTGGTGCCGTCGGCAGATGCGGGCCGGGCCATGGATGTGCTGCGGCTCCTGGCGCGGGGTGTGGTGCTGCGTTCTGAGAAGCCGGAAGATCGGCCGGAGATCCTGGAGCTTACGGCCCGGGCGTTTTCCGTCTCTCCCGTGACTGGCGAACCCGTTGAGGGCACCCCGATTGAAGTGGGGCTGCTGCGGGAGCTTTTCGAGTGCAGCGAGTACATTCCGGAGCTCAGCATCGTGGCGGAGATGGGTGGTGAAATCGTGGGGCATGCCATCAGCACGCGGGGCTGGATCGAGGACCTGGAACTGGTTGCCCTCGGCCCGATCGGCGTACTTCCTCCCTTCCAGCGCCGTGGAGTGGGTTCTGCATTGATGCGCGAGACAGCGGCCCGCGCCACTGCCCTCGGAGAGCCCGGGATCGCCCTGCTCGGCAGCCCTCTCTACTACCCGCGCTTCGGATATGTGCCGGCCACCTCCTTGGGCGTTGAACCGCCCGAGGCGGTGTGGGGCGATCACTTCCAGTTACTGACCTTGCCGGGATGGCCCGATGACGTCCGCGGCACCTTCCGCTACGCGGAGCCGTTCAACCGGCTCTAG